The bacterium genome includes a region encoding these proteins:
- a CDS encoding ROK family protein — translation MSLLALDIGGTKTAVILGTDGAAVLARREFLTCPDRPFDEFLADVRREADALAAEHSPPTAVSVSIGGPMDEATGHLLVPPHLPAWHGLALREKLEEAFSLPVHIMHDARAGAYAEWRYGIGRDSHMHRLAFLTFATGFGCGVVIDGQVLAIPGEVGHWRVAEDGPELFGKAGSLEGLASGTGVAMQAVASGKFPAGTTMADLANAARSGNADARELLTALAEQVGRQCARLIDLFGLEAIALGTIGVHAGDLLLEPIRAVAHREGLRHLAKRCHIAPAGLGEHLGDVAAMAAALQAGWREDAHRGPSVESQAAALMSLAGRVVADPELLAGIEAAADLLVETLKAGGKVLTCGNGGSTTDAAHLAEELVGRYRGDRPSLAAINLAGDASNLTCIANDYGFEEIFSRQVEGLGREGDLLVGFTTSGNSENINRAFERARAARLRTIAIAGKTGGRAKDLVDVALVVPDSRTERIQEVHTLILHALCEACERAFS, via the coding sequence ATGAGCTTGCTGGCGTTAGACATCGGAGGAACCAAGACAGCCGTGATTCTCGGCACCGACGGCGCCGCTGTCCTGGCGCGCCGCGAGTTCCTCACCTGCCCCGATCGGCCGTTCGATGAATTCCTCGCCGACGTGCGCCGCGAGGCCGATGCGCTCGCCGCGGAGCATTCCCCCCCAACCGCCGTAAGCGTCTCCATCGGCGGACCGATGGATGAGGCAACCGGCCATCTCCTCGTTCCGCCGCATCTTCCAGCGTGGCATGGGCTGGCGCTGCGCGAAAAGCTGGAGGAGGCGTTCAGCCTGCCCGTCCACATCATGCACGACGCCCGCGCAGGCGCCTACGCCGAGTGGCGCTACGGAATCGGCCGCGACTCGCACATGCACCGATTGGCCTTTCTGACGTTCGCAACGGGGTTCGGATGCGGCGTGGTCATCGATGGGCAAGTGCTAGCGATTCCCGGCGAGGTCGGGCATTGGCGCGTGGCCGAGGATGGACCCGAGTTGTTTGGCAAGGCCGGCAGCCTGGAAGGTTTGGCCAGTGGTACTGGCGTGGCGATGCAGGCCGTCGCGTCTGGCAAATTCCCGGCGGGCACGACGATGGCCGACCTGGCAAACGCAGCACGCAGTGGCAATGCCGATGCGCGCGAGTTGCTTACGGCGTTGGCAGAGCAGGTCGGACGCCAGTGCGCGCGCCTGATCGACCTGTTCGGTCTCGAGGCGATTGCCCTTGGGACGATCGGCGTTCACGCGGGCGATCTCTTGCTGGAGCCGATTCGCGCCGTGGCGCATCGCGAGGGATTGCGGCATCTTGCGAAACGTTGCCACATCGCGCCTGCGGGACTGGGCGAGCATCTCGGCGATGTTGCCGCGATGGCCGCTGCACTTCAGGCCGGGTGGCGCGAAGATGCGCACCGCGGGCCGAGCGTCGAATCGCAAGCCGCCGCGTTGATGAGCCTGGCGGGTCGCGTGGTTGCCGATCCGGAATTACTGGCAGGGATCGAAGCGGCCGCGGATCTTCTGGTCGAAACGCTGAAAGCCGGCGGCAAGGTGTTGACCTGCGGAAACGGTGGCAGCACGACCGATGCCGCGCACTTGGCCGAGGAACTGGTCGGGCGTTATCGCGGCGATCGTCCGTCGTTGGCGGCGATCAATCTGGCCGGCGATGCGTCGAATCTGACGTGCATCGCGAATGACTATGGATTCGAGGAGATTTTCTCGCGCCAGGTCGAAGGGCTCGGGCGTGAAGGAGATCTTCTGGTCGGATTCACCACGAGCGGCAATTCCGAGAACATCAATCGCGCCTTCGAGCGTGCGCGCGCAGCCCGCCTTCGCACGATTGCCATCGCCGGAAAGACCGGTGGGCGCGCCAAGGACCTCGTCGATGTGGCACTTGTTGTTCCGGACAGTCGCACGGAACGCATTCAGGAGGTCCACACGCTGATCCTGCACGCGCTGTGCGAAGCGTGCGAGCGCGCGTTCTCCTGA